The Pomacea canaliculata isolate SZHN2017 linkage group LG14, ASM307304v1, whole genome shotgun sequence genomic sequence AAGGTCCATCTTGTTGTTTTCTCACTTGTTACATTGTTTATGATAATTCTGCCATGCGATGGTGTAGCACAAAGCAAACTGTTGAATATATTTGTCACACCAACCTTCTCATCTGACTTTCATCACACTGATTGTCGTTATGGATGTCAGTCTGGCcgctgttattatttttcacctgtcatgtttatttttttatttaatttatttattatttttttatttatttatttaattttttttgtgagttaTCTTTGTAAGAAATCCCTAAAGCGATGAGCTCACAGCCTTTGTTGAACAGTTTCTATTGTTTTCATTGTCTGTaagtttattattgttgctcCTGCTTCTGTCATCTTCTAAATTCATGTCATCGCTGTTTGTATCTTCGGACCAGTTACTTTAAAATCCGTTTCTCTGATGTTCTTAAATGATTTCCAGTTAGAACCGTTGGCCTTATCCTATTATGAACTATTCACTAAGTTGCCATGGATACGGAAGTCAGGCACACAAGCAGTGTAGAGTTTGTAGTCAGCTGAAGAATGTGTCAGTGgtgtagagaaagaaaagggagtggttcatcgtcatcatcacatTAACTGACTCCATGAAGCCGTCATACTGTCAGCTCGTgaagtcttttatttctcctcctGGTTCTCCTTTCTGTCAGGACCCTCCCCTGTCGCCCATCATCATGTTGTCACTTCTTCCTTCAGTGGTCGTCAAGCACGTGGTCACTACTTGGTCTCGTGTTGTACCGAGCTTCCTACGAGATCTCGTCCTGCATTGTGATGGCTTTGCTTTCATCTTGCTCCAGGTCACACCGGGTCACACCAGGTCACAACGGGTCACTCCAGGGAGAatcgtttaatttttttcttaaatggaaGGCTGCGCTTCGTAAGAgatttttcaggaaaataatatcaaatataaGCTAAATCTCtaataatacaatttatttacaaacatttataatgaAGTGGGAAAACatggtaaatattaaaaaaatctttaaagccttttaaaacattttctcgtGTTGTGACATGTGAaatgttgttattgtgtttggTTCATTATATGGTTTAGTTATCTGCCCTTCCCTAGTGTAGCCAGTCAGCAAACTTTTCACATTCTTCATCGCCAGGTGTCTCAACCTTTCAGGTATTTCTTTCACTGTGTAGAGAGCCTCGCGGTACTTTAACTCAAATGTCTGGCCTGCCCTTACAACACCTTCATCATCCGTCGGCATGCTTCCTCCCGACATGACTCAGTCTGATATTTACCCCGAACCCACGTGGTCCCTCGTAAGTTTGCAGTCACATCCGGGGCTCCACAAGGGCAAGGTGTCATTTGACAGACAGCGACCCCCACACAAGGTTTATCTGTTCGTCTCTCACCTGTCGGTGATTTAAACTCATCATGTTTACTGGAGTAGTGGACCTCAGATTGAAGACTAGAAGGTCGTAGAAAGTTTTCTGTTAATGTTGTTATTGCTGCCACCCTTTCATCCACCCGGGGAACCATGAGGTTGATAAGGCTTGTCCAGCCTCTTCCCATCAGTAGTGCGGGTTGACCCGCCGGAAAACAGTTCAAAAtctatttaaacatttttgaatttCCTTCTGTATCACAGGTAAAACTGACGGTTCaatatttttgctattattataaaaatcagTAATGTCTATATTGTCTGTATCTGTCTATACACCCTCAGTGGACTGTGGTCGGGGTGTGGGGACAAAGCAAACATCAGTGTCTGGCTCTGTATTTACCTTCCCGCAGGCGCACAAGCAGTTTCCAGGAaataaatgtcacgtgacatacacGAGCATGAAggtacagaagtctgctgcgCTCACCTGAGTGTCTGTACAGGATGtgtagatggactgctgtctgtctgccgagaccaacgcctAGCCTCTTGCCAaattctccgctgttagtctcggcgagcctaaacaatgaatgtgactaaaccggaagctttgtacacacctgcctcgttttagtagttaactggaaaaaaaaattgtctgccagcagtccagtgatacatATGGCGACTAACAAACAGAGCTACCCATGGTTCATCCATTCATTGAGATCAGGGGtctgtctccccctccccctgctATTGTGGGTGGGGGAAAAGGTCAAATGTTGATGCCAAGACAATATTGTTTTAGTATTGGACGTTGGGCGTTTTcggtttgaaataaaatatggaaaCTGCAATGTTTATACAGACATAAAACTGTATGTTGCTGTTTAGTGTCCACCTGTCAACTCAGGGTTAAGCTTGTCATGTACCTTGACTTTGCTCGAGAAAACGGATGTGTAttgctcgctctctctctctctgtctttcacacatacagacacacgtacacatatatATTCTCACTCAaacacgctcgcacacacactatTTATTTTCCTCGCCGATGGGAGCAAGGTATATAGACACTTTTACTGCCTATGTTATCGtccatgaaaaaataatttctcacagCTACAAGTCCCTTGCAGCCATAACTCAAACCATCAAAGGCGACCCGCTCGTTGTCGATGTAGCCTTTGTAACCTCGCCACCACCCACAGGCGACAGATTTGCATGTAATTTGCGAGGACACACGTCACCACCGGCACGTGACCTCACTACACAGCACGTCACGCAGATACACCTCGGCTCTCGATATTGTCCTCGGTCTCCACATGCTGGGGAGAAGGGGCGAGGCTGGTGATTGATGGTTCAAATCTTGAATGCAGCAGTGCCACCCGCAAATTGATTGACCAGTGCCAGAGGGTCATGGCTCAGGAGCTATGTCTACACTATGTCTACACTATATATCTACACTACTTGTATCAGACCAGTACATCCAAATCTTAGCAATGGTTTATCAAATAAACATAAGATTATTGCGgtttagtattttttaagtGCGCGTGTGTTTACTGGATGTGAGGTATGGACAATCCACAGAATGTTGTATGAAAGGGTGGATTGATGACGGATAATGGGTGGAAGGAGGAGGTAAGGGAAAGAATGCTTTCTGTCGCCAGTGGCCGCGGATGACCGCTCTCTATGACAACCAAACATTCGAAGATGACAAGGCTGATACACAGGTCATGTACGACCCCACGCGCGATACGCCCTCGGAGTGGAATGGAGCGTATCGCTTCTACGCGCAGGTAGTGTATAGCAGCACCTTCTGATTGCAGAGTTTGAATGATTTTTAGTGTCTGGGTGTACGCGTGAGAAACAGAACgtgagagagtgaatgagagaggaGTGTGTGAATGACAATCATAGAATGTGCGAGAGCAAAGGAGAGACAAGAAAGCACGCAagcaaacagagaaagaaaaaataaaactaatgaaagcttactttgtattatttaattatttaaaatagacTGCGGACTTTGTATTTGAATATACATCCATTTTTACTCACGTATATGTAGatgtatatgaatatatatatatgacattaATATGTCAATTGTAATTACGGGAATAAAACATTTCCACTGCTCTGCTCACAGCCCAGGGGAGGCGACCATTACGAGCTACGGCGGAAGGAGGAAGGGTCCGGAAGTACAAGtgaactgtcacgtgacacctacGAGCATCGCAGCACTTGCCGGGTGCTGCTAATCGTCTTTCTTATTCTCAGTCTCATCGCTGTGGTCATCGCCGCCGTGGTTTTGGCAGTCTTGTGTAAGATGGTCTTATCGCGAGAGAGTTGAGGGCCTTCCTGTGTGTCTTCAGTTCCGCACGTGCGCGTATCCGAGTGTttaagtgtgtctgtgtgtgcgcgtgcgtgtgtgtgcacgtgtttgcGCATGCCCAGTGTATGTATGCACCCTACTCATATCACttatttattgtgatgtcaGTATCGGTCTTCTGGTACAAAGCTGGAGACACTGAGGACCTGTCCTCCCGCCATTAATAatattctcattttcttttcagtaacAAAGACGCCGTCGTCAGGAACGACAAGTAGGTATTGGGTTAcactgtgttgttgtttatatatgttgtttATATGTTGTTTATGTGGCACTAGTTATAAGAAAGATACTAATATAAGATACCAGTGGTACTGCAATGTTTCCGGGTGGATGCTGATTGAAGACGAAGTACCACCCTTACTGACTGATGAATGGTTATCAAGATGaatctgttaatgtttttatgatgTAAGCAATCTTATCGTGACAGAAGGTTGTATacttgggtttgtttgtttgttcttttattgcGATgcaaggatatatatatatgactggTGTGTGTATCGTTTGCGTATGTTTATGGTTGTGTCCATGTTGGTGTATGttgtaagtgagagagaaaagtctTAAAGTATAAAGTGGATGTTGTGGGATGAATAGAAGGGAGCGGGAGTTGggtgtaaacaaacatgtctgtCGTGTTTAATGCTGCCTGTCACGTGGTTTCAGCGGAGGAATTCCAGTCTCTCGTGCGAATAACTCAGGAACCATACATATCGCAGTACAACGATACCAGCAGTCCAGAGTTCAGggattttcaaaacaaattctgtGCTGAGGTACAGTAGACCTACATCATTAGTGACAGTCCTTTACtttcaaattaattaaaactgtttgcTTTATTCGCCATTTTTATCAATTTGTTCGTGTACCCGTTGTCTGGAATAAATTTGATGCAAGTGTGTATCCAGTATCGAGACTGTGCATGTAAGAGAGCGAGTTCGAATATTTGCATTGCATCATTGAGAATGAAGTTTGAATGGTTTTGAATAAATGTTGAAGAATCAGAGTCCGTGTTGTAGATGTCACGTGATCGCCTCGTATTTTCAGTAAGACCGGTATGTTCATACCTCCCTCCTGTTGTTTCAGTTGTTGGAGGAAGTGAAGAAAACAGAACCAGACCTCGCAGACGCGTATGAATGCGATGTTTTAGAAATAAGGTGAGACAtacatgcgtgtgtctgtgtgtcgaGGGGATGTGACAAGTATTTCTGCCCCTGTTTGAGTCTGTGTTCAACTTTCgcattgttttataaaaaaaattcgcCGTTAAAAGACCTAAAAATACTGTTCTTCATCTACCATCTGCTTGATTCTCAATCAGTCATTTAAAGAAAGTCATGAAAAGACAAAGTAGTACAACTGATGATAAAAGATGATAACTGCTAGTTGTACACTCTCTTTGTAATCTAAACAGTTGTGGATAGTCGTTTAATTGTCTCCTCACTTTTTAGTATTTATTTGTGGATCCCTGGTTGTTTGTACCTCGCCTGTAAGTGTGTATAGAGTACTTGTACTTGCAAGTGTGTAATCATAGACTCGTTTGTCAATGTATTTCTGCGCAACTGGAGACCCTGTGTCTGTACTCGTGTTTGGCAGGGTATAGCTCCATGTTGTGTCGAGGGTATCATTTACTAAAGACCATTCAAGCGGGTGGCATAGTACCCTCGCGCTCGTGAAAAGCTCCATGCAAGTAATGTCCCTTACCCGACAGTTTAATCTGTTTTGATGTCTTCATGGACCTTTTCACTGCTTGGATAGAGGACTTGATGTTGTCGTCTGCGTCGTTTGATGTCCTTTTCAATGCCAACCTTGCTATTCACGAGGGCGGAGTGATCGCTTAGAATGAGATCGAGAGACACAGCGCTCCCATACAATAATTACCACGTGACTccactgatttttgtttgtttgtttgtttgcctgtttgtttgtttgtttgcctgtttgtttgtttgtttgtgtgcttgtttgtttgtttgtttgcttgtgtgtttgtttgtttgcttgcttgtttgtttgtttgcctgtttgtttgtttgcttgtttgtttgtctgtttgtctgtttgtttgtttgtttgtttgtttgtttgtttgtttgtttgtttgtgctacACTGCCTTCTCATCGCCGATCTCTTTGTTCACTTTGCTCGTAGTGACTTTCTTCTTCCTGTACGACTCACAGTCAGCTTGTCTCTCACGTGACATTCCCACGTGACCTTACTTTCCGCCTGTGAGCTGATTACAGCCTCCACATGAAATCCTGGGCCATTGTCTAATTGTACACTCACTTGTTATCATGGTGTTGTGCTGAATGTGGTCACGTGTCCCTTGTGCAGGAATGGCAGTGTGGTGGTTCGATACCGACTTCGCCTCAAGCCCAGCAAGGTGCCCCCTGGGGCGTCTGCCTCCGACTTCAACAACCGCATCATGGCGACCATCAGCCAAGCGGTGCGCAATGGCAGCATCGGCAACTTCTCCACTGACACCAACATTGTGTGCGGAGCCACAGAAGTCGGAACCTTCGTCAACAGCAGCGACTGCGGGACACCACCGACAACGTCGTCGTCCACTACAGTCACTACCACGACGTCGACAGCTTCCTCTACCACATCGTCTCCTGCCCTCAATACTTCAACAACCCCATTAGTGACTAATACAACAACTACTTCCGCCCCTGGTATGAACACCTCTACAACAACCTCATCAACGGTTAATACTACAACGACATCACCGGTCCTAAACAtttccacaacaacaacaccaactaCATCAGTGACTGCTAATACAACATCCTCACCGACCACTACCACGACCATTACCACATCGCTGTCGACTTCTACAACAACATCCTTGCCAACCGTGTCTTCCATTCCAGCTTTCAACACTTCCACGACAACGTCAACGATATCAGCGACTTCCACTACAACTCCCAGACCAGCCGCGTCTTCCACCTCTGACCTCTCCACTTCAGCCTCGCTGTCATCATCAGTGACCTCAACAACAACTTCCacctcatcttcatcttttgtttCGACCACCAAGACTACCGAGTCGCTTTCTTCCACAACTGGAACTTTCTTGTCTGCAGCGGTCACTACGAGTGGGGCATCATCACCAGCGGTGTCGCCGACATCATCATCGACGACAAGTCAATCGTTGCCATTGTCTGAGACCATCTCGGATACTGTATTACTGTCCTCAACACAAGAGAGTTCTCTATTATCGTCTCTGTTTTCTGCTACCCCATGGCCGACGAGCCAGATTGTGGACATCTTcgcattgtcatcatcatcatcaatcgtcAGCACATTGTCTACCCCATCGTTCACGACCTTGCCTGCGTCGTTAAATGTGTTGTtgacaccatcatcatcatctccattTTCTGTCTTGACATCAGTCATGCCAACACCTGTGTGGAGCTCGCCGACGATGAATCAGATTTCGTCAGAAATGTCATCGTTGTTGTCTTTCAGTGAATCGTTCAACACTTTGTCAGACTTGTTAACTTCTACACCCATCGACTCGTCCAGTCTGATGTCAGAGTTGATGTCACTTGTCCCCACAACCTCCAGCGAGATACAAGTCTTGTCCTCAAAGTCGCCGAGTGCAGTCACACCCTCGGTACTGGGTGACACATCCTTGCCGGTGACATCGTCCGACCTCGACTCGTCCTCGTTATGGTTCAGCGCAACGACCGTGACTACTGAACCATTAATTGTGTCACCATCCTCTATGTCATCAGCTTTGTCGTCATCGATGGCTGGTGTCAGTTTCCAGACCCTTTCTACACAAACACCAGAACTGTCCACAACACCAACATGGAGTTCCAGCgagtctgttgttgttttggggtcGTCTGCGCTTGAAACTCTCCTCACAACCCACGAAGTTCTTTCCTCTACACAGTCGTTGTCGTCGCTGTTGCCTTCGGGCAGTACTGCAGTTTCGATCATGTCATCGACAGGGCTACCAGGTACATCACAGTTGTCATCAACGATAGACACGGTGACTGTAGTAACACGAACCAATCAAACTTTGTCACTGACCAGTGTGATCGGTCTGGAAACAGCTTCACCTTCAGTCACAGGTGTGGTCAGTCGGTCATCAGTGACCAGTGTGATTGGTCCCTCAGCAGTGACAAGTGTGATCAGTCCGTCATCGGTGTCCATTGTTGACAAACCAGCAACAGCCACAGTCTCTGGTTCAGTTCCCGGTGTGACAAGCTCGTCGTCTGACCTACTCACCAGTCCAGCAGCAGAATCACCATCAGCAACAACTGTGATTACACCAGCAACAGTCACAACATCTGTCACTAGGTTCATCACCCCAGCATCTGTGTCAGTAGCAGGTGTGATCACTTCCGACACAGCCTCATTCTCAATCACTGATATGATCAGTCCGTCATCTGTCATCAGTGTCAtcagtcaacaaacaaaatcacattcAGACTCCACCCTCACTCCTTTATCTAATTTACTCACCAGTGTGAGTAGTCCGGCAGTGGCCTCTGGGTCAGTCAGTAGTGTGACAGCATCATCCTCAGTCACCAACGTGGTCCAGTCCTCAACGGACTTTGTCATCACTCCGTCACGTGACTCGGTCACTAGCATGATCACCCCGGCAATGTCCTCGCTTTCAGTTAGTGGTGTGACTAGTACAGCAACAGCCACTGGCTCAGTCCCCACTGTCATCGGTTTGGCTACAACATCCCTGTCAGGTGTCAGCCAGACAGCTTCTGACTCCATGTCCACTGTCATCACTCCCGCAACATCTGCTGGGTCAGTCATCGGCGTGGTCATCTCAACGACAACTTCCAGCTCCGCAACCGCTCTGGTAACTTCTGCATCAGCAACCAGTGGGGTCACGATGGCAACATCTTCTGGGTCACTCACCAGTGGGGTCATCTCAGCCACATCTTCCAGTGTGATCACTCCGGCAACATCTTTGGGGTCAGTCACCAGTGTGATCAGCCCAGCAACAGCTTCTATCTCTACTTCCCGCGTGGTCCCTCTGGCAACCTCCACTGGGTCAGCCCCCAGCGTGATGACTTCCACAACATCTTCTGGGTCAGCCACCATTGCCATCAGCCCTTCGTCTACGTGGTCCTACGGTCTGGTCAACGCCACAGCAGAATCagggtcgtcgtcgtcgtcgtcgtcgctgctGCCTACACCACAGTTGGTGATGTCCACCCTCAGCAGCCCCTTCTCCCTTTCCGCAGCAGCTGCTACCTCCACATCGTCAGGTTCGTTGCAGCAGCCCTCGCTCACTACCCCGGATGTTGCGACGCCATCTGCAGGTATTGTTACTGGTGGTGGTTCGTCATCGCTTTCGTTGTCATCGCCAGTGCATGCTGCCTCCGCATCAACATCCGGTGTCATGATGTATGCTACAGTGACGTCAGTGTCAGCACCTGGCGTGACGTCAGACAGACCGGTGATAGTCACGCCAGTCACGTCTACTCCCATGACAGCGACAACGACGTACCTAGCCGTGACCGTGACCCCAGGGCTGTCATCCACTACTTCGACTGACGTTTTGACTGACGCACGTGTCGCTTTACCATCATCCTCGCTTTCACCGTACTCATCCACGACGTTGACTCGTGCCACTACGGCGATGACGATAGGCTTATCGACGATGCTAACATCTTCGACACCGACTATCACCAGGAGTGACGTAGGTGCGACCGTTGTGACAACCTCGTCGGGTTTATTGACGACATCTCCATCAGTATCCAAGGCAACAGCTGAGATTACTCATGTCACTTCCACATTTTCTACCCCCACGCTGTTACTGACATCGAGACTGTCGTCATCAACTGTCATCGAGTCAGCTTCGTCGTCGGTGTCTCATCTGTTGTTTTCTGTCTCAAAGTCTCAGACTTTTAGCGACGTCAGtacaactgtgacgtcagcaacacTCCCACAGCACTCGCTAGCCTCGTTCGCCTCGTTCACTGACTTGATGACGAGTACACTTGCCGCTGACCGTTCGATGACCCAACCGTTGTCAGTAACAGAGGTCATCACCTTTGCATCATCGATGTCAGCATTACATTCGTCACTAACATCGTCCATGTCGTCACCAGTAGGTTCAGGTAGTGTCAGGTCTCTTTCTGCAACTTTACCTCTCCTGTCTTCATCCTCTCCAGTCTTGTCGCTGGCTTTATCGCCATCAGCAACATCATCTGCGTTCTCGTCAGGGTCATCGTCATTGCCGGTCTTGTTACCAACCTTCACATCGGCTTCACTGCTGCCTCTGTCGTCTTTGACGACATCTGTTTTGTTATCGCCAGTGTCCACGACATCATTCTCGTTATCCATCCCGAACACTCTTCTGTCGTCATCACCCAGTCCAGCCTCTTCATCTCCGTTTTTGTCTTCAGTCCTTCATCCCTCATCCGAGGTACGGCTGCCATATTCATCCGGGTTACCTTCCTCGACCTTCTCTTCCTCATCTGTGACATTCTCATCAACATCCAGTCGCAGTCAAGAGATTAGTGCCTTCACAAGCATGAAAGCCGACACACCTGTCTCAACTGTGTCAGCGTCAACGTTGGGCAGTACTTCCGGTATGACGTCATATCTATCCGCGCCGCCTGTCACAATAAGCACGATCGCAGATATGTCGAGTCCGGTGTCACTGCTACATG encodes the following:
- the LOC112555454 gene encoding serine-rich adhesin for platelets-like isoform X3, which translates into the protein MANTFYKRAFVSPGMALRWPRMTALYDNQTFEDDKADTQVMYDPTRDTPSEWNGAYRFYAQPRGGDHYELRRKEEGSGSTSELSRDTYEHRSTCRVLLIVFLILSLIAVVIAAVVLAVLLTKTPSSGTTTEEFQSLVRITQEPYISQYNDTSSPEFRDFQNKFCAELLEEVKKTEPDLADAYECDVLEIRNGSVVVRYRLRLKPSKVPPGASASDFNNRIMATISQAVRNGSIGNFSTDTNIVCGATEVGTFVNSSDCGTPPTTSSSTTVTTTTSTASSTTSSPALNTSTTPLVTNTTTTSAPGMNTSTTTSSTVNTTTTSPVLNISTTTTPTTSVTANTTSSPTTTTTITTSLSTSTTTSLPTVSSIPAFNTSTTTSTISATSTTTPRPAASSTSDLSTSASLSSSVTSTTTSTSSSSFVSTTKTTESLSSTTGTFLSAAVTTSGASSPAVSPTSSSTTSQSLPLSETISDTVLLSSTQESSLLSSLFSATPWPTSQIVDIFALSSSSSIVSTLSTPSFTTLPASLNVLLTPSSSSPFSVLTSVMPTPVWSSPTMNQISSEMSSLLSFSESFNTLSDLLTSTPIDSSSLMSELMSLVPTTSSEIQVLSSKSPSAVTPSVLGDTSLPVTSSDLDSSSLWFSATTVTTEPLIVSPSSMSSALSSSMAGVSFQTLSTQTPELSTTPTWSSSESVVVLGSSALETLLTTHEVLSSTQSLSSLLPSGSTAVSIMSSTGLPGTSQLSSTIDTVTVVTRTNQTLSLTSVIGLETASPSVTGVVSRSSVTSVIGPSAVTSVISPSSVSIVDKPATATVSGSVPGVTSSSSDLLTSPAAESPSATTVITPATVTTSVTRFITPASVSVAGVITSDTASFSITDMISPSSVISVISQQTKSHSDSTLTPLSNLLTSVSSPAVASGSVSSVTASSSVTNVVQSSTDFVITPSRDSVTSMITPAMSSLSVSGVTSTATATGSVPTVIGLATTSLSGVSQTASDSMSTVITPATSAGSVIGVVISTTTSSSATALVTSASATSGVTMATSSGSLTSGVISATSSSVITPATSLGSVTSVISPATASISTSRVVPLATSTGSAPSVMTSTTSSGSATIAISPSSTWSYGLVNATAESGSSSSSSSLLPTPQLVMSTLSSPFSLSAAAATSTSSGSLQQPSLTTPDVATPSAAAPQTYSSAVSSLTSLSPPSPTMDFSRQTASLSSSDTKIFTSSLSHMESSELVAESTTAAFLSSIPASAILTSFAQTNILTSSPQTILTSSPQTYIVASSPQTSILSSSPQTILTSSSQTNILTSSPQTNILTSSLQTNILTSSPQTIILTSSPQTSILSSSPQTILTSSSQTNILTSSPQTNILTSSPQTNVLTSPPQTNIVTSSLTSSPQTNILTSSPQTNILTSSPQTSVLSSFPQTNILTSSPQTNILTSSPQTSILTSYPQTSIITSSPKTFILSSSPQTNILTSSPQTILTSSPQTTVLSNFPQTNILTSSPQTNILTSSPQTNILTSSPQTSVLSNFPQTNILTSSPQTNILTSSPQTILTSSPQTTVLSNFPQTNILTSSPQTNILTSSPQTNILTSSPQTNILTSSPQTNILTSSPQTNILTSSPQTSVLSNFPQTNILTSSPQTNILTSSPQTNILTSSPQTNILTSSPQTSVLSNFPQTNILTISTQTNILTSSPQTSVLSNFPQTNILTSSPQTSILTISPQTNILTSSPQTILTSSPQTNILTSSPQTNILTSSPQTTFSPAHLRPF
- the LOC112555454 gene encoding serine-rich adhesin for platelets-like isoform X5, which gives rise to MDISLRDYRSWPRMTALYDNQTFEDDKADTQVMYDPTRDTPSEWNGAYRFYAQPRGGDHYELRRKEEGSGSTSELSRDTYEHRSTCRVLLIVFLILSLIAVVIAAVVLAVLLTKTPSSGTTTEEFQSLVRITQEPYISQYNDTSSPEFRDFQNKFCAELLEEVKKTEPDLADAYECDVLEIRNGSVVVRYRLRLKPSKVPPGASASDFNNRIMATISQAVRNGSIGNFSTDTNIVCGATEVGTFVNSSDCGTPPTTSSSTTVTTTTSTASSTTSSPALNTSTTPLVTNTTTTSAPGMNTSTTTSSTVNTTTTSPVLNISTTTTPTTSVTANTTSSPTTTTTITTSLSTSTTTSLPTVSSIPAFNTSTTTSTISATSTTTPRPAASSTSDLSTSASLSSSVTSTTTSTSSSSFVSTTKTTESLSSTTGTFLSAAVTTSGASSPAVSPTSSSTTSQSLPLSETISDTVLLSSTQESSLLSSLFSATPWPTSQIVDIFALSSSSSIVSTLSTPSFTTLPASLNVLLTPSSSSPFSVLTSVMPTPVWSSPTMNQISSEMSSLLSFSESFNTLSDLLTSTPIDSSSLMSELMSLVPTTSSEIQVLSSKSPSAVTPSVLGDTSLPVTSSDLDSSSLWFSATTVTTEPLIVSPSSMSSALSSSMAGVSFQTLSTQTPELSTTPTWSSSESVVVLGSSALETLLTTHEVLSSTQSLSSLLPSGSTAVSIMSSTGLPGTSQLSSTIDTVTVVTRTNQTLSLTSVIGLETASPSVTGVVSRSSVTSVIGPSAVTSVISPSSVSIVDKPATATVSGSVPGVTSSSSDLLTSPAAESPSATTVITPATVTTSVTRFITPASVSVAGVITSDTASFSITDMISPSSVISVISQQTKSHSDSTLTPLSNLLTSVSSPAVASGSVSSVTASSSVTNVVQSSTDFVITPSRDSVTSMITPAMSSLSVSGVTSTATATGSVPTVIGLATTSLSGVSQTASDSMSTVITPATSAGSVIGVVISTTTSSSATALVTSASATSGVTMATSSGSLTSGVISATSSSVITPATSLGSVTSVISPATASISTSRVVPLATSTGSAPSVMTSTTSSGSATIAISPSSTWSYGLVNATAESGSSSSSSSLLPTPQLVMSTLSSPFSLSAAAATSTSSGSLQQPSLTTPDVATPSAAAPQTYSSAVSSLTSLSPPSPTMDFSRQTASLSSSDTKIFTSSLSHMESSELVAESTTAAFLSSIPASAILTSFAQTNILTSSPQTILTSSPQTYIVASSPQTSILSSSPQTILTSSSQTNILTSSPQTNILTSSLQTNILTSSPQTIILTSSPQTSILSSSPQTILTSSSQTNILTSSPQTNILTSSPQTNVLTSPPQTNIVTSSLTSSPQTNILTSSPQTNILTSSPQTSVLSSFPQTNILTSSPQTNILTSSPQTSILTSYPQTSIITSSPKTFILSSSPQTNILTSSPQTILTSSPQTTVLSNFPQTNILTSSPQTNILTSSPQTNILTSSPQTSVLSNFPQTNILTSSPQTNILTSSPQTILTSSPQTTVLSNFPQTNILTSSPQTNILTSSPQTNILTSSPQTNILTSSPQTNILTSSPQTNILTSSPQTSVLSNFPQTNILTSSPQTNILTSSPQTNILTSSPQTNILTSSPQTSVLSNFPQTNILTISTQTNILTSSPQTSVLSNFPQTNILTSSPQTSILTISPQTNILTSSPQTILTSSPQTNILTSSPQTNILTSSPQTTFSPAHLRPF